Proteins from a single region of Dyadobacter fanqingshengii:
- a CDS encoding SCO family protein: protein MIQVKNAVHIYTFVLTALISSLISCKNERKLPILGERDAVKKTVDGKEVVDTVYNSIPAFTFVNQEGDTVSEKIVEGKIYVADFFFTTCPTICPIMKRQMVKVYNQYKGNPELMILSHSIDPDHDTPQVLKKFATDLGVQGDQWQFLTGEKEKIYEIGQKHYMTTVKEDKTADGGYLHSGAFVLIDKEKHVRGMYDGTTEEGTQKLIADIKILQEEYKQ, encoded by the coding sequence ATGATACAAGTAAAAAACGCCGTTCATATATACACATTCGTTCTTACTGCATTGATTTCCAGCTTGATCAGCTGCAAGAATGAGCGCAAGCTGCCTATTTTGGGAGAACGTGACGCGGTTAAGAAAACGGTGGACGGCAAGGAAGTTGTTGATACGGTTTATAATTCCATTCCTGCTTTCACTTTTGTAAACCAGGAAGGCGATACGGTTTCTGAGAAAATTGTGGAAGGCAAAATATATGTGGCCGACTTTTTCTTCACAACCTGCCCTACCATTTGCCCGATCATGAAGCGTCAAATGGTTAAAGTTTACAATCAATACAAAGGCAATCCGGAATTGATGATCCTCTCCCACTCTATCGATCCGGATCACGACACGCCCCAGGTTTTGAAGAAATTCGCGACAGATCTTGGCGTTCAAGGCGATCAGTGGCAGTTTTTGACAGGAGAAAAGGAGAAAATTTACGAGATCGGCCAAAAGCATTATATGACCACTGTTAAAGAAGACAAAACTGCGGACGGCGGCTACCTTCACAGCGGTGCGTTCGTTTTGATTGATAAGGAAAAGCACGTAAGAGGCATGTACGACGGCACGACCGAGGAAGGAACTCAGAAATTAATTGCTGACATTAAAATCCTGCAGGAAGAATATAAGCAGTAA
- a CDS encoding DNA-directed RNA polymerase subunit omega, which translates to MATNPSIVTRDTDKIADVTGNLYESVSVISKRARQISSKMKEELNNKLAEFASGVDNLEEVFENREQIEISKFYERMPKAGSISIDEFIEGKTYHAYRDTTEE; encoded by the coding sequence ATGGCAACCAATCCATCAATCGTTACCCGGGATACGGACAAGATCGCAGACGTAACTGGTAATCTGTACGAGTCAGTATCAGTGATTTCTAAAAGAGCCCGTCAGATCTCGAGCAAAATGAAGGAAGAGCTTAATAATAAGCTTGCTGAATTCGCTTCTGGCGTAGATAACCTGGAAGAGGTTTTTGAAAACAGGGAGCAAATTGAAATTTCTAAGTTTTACGAGCGTATGCCGAAAGCCGGAAGCATTTCAATAGATGAATTCATTGAAGGAAAAACTTATCACGCTTACCGCGATACGACGGAAGAATAA
- a CDS encoding c-type cytochrome produces the protein MFACKSASELKSEQYFVEGYQLYTTYCANCHQTDGKGMSNLYPPLVNSSILDDKSAVACIIRNGMKGTILVNGKEFNRPMPANPKLTEIEIAELVSFVSMKWGKDSVYTPIEAVQVALKDCKAY, from the coding sequence ATGTTTGCTTGTAAAAGCGCGTCAGAATTGAAGAGCGAGCAGTATTTTGTGGAAGGATACCAACTTTATACCACCTATTGCGCCAATTGCCATCAGACCGACGGCAAGGGCATGTCCAACCTCTATCCTCCGCTGGTGAACTCATCCATTCTCGATGATAAATCCGCCGTTGCCTGCATTATCAGGAATGGAATGAAAGGCACCATTCTCGTGAACGGAAAAGAATTCAATCGCCCTATGCCTGCGAATCCGAAGCTTACAGAAATCGAGATCGCTGAACTGGTCAGCTTCGTTAGTATGAAATGGGGAAAAGACAGCGTATATACGCCTATCGAAGCGGTTCAAGTTGCTTTAAAGGACTGCAAAGCGTATTAA
- a CDS encoding outer membrane protein assembly factor BamD: MRKNSPASYFLLFIAVLVITSCSKFSKLQKTGTDQEKYDAAMSYYKKGDFYRSGLLFEELIPLLKGSTESELAQFYYAYTQYQQEQYNTSQFLFKKFFDTYARSDYAQEALYMHAFSLYKDSSPFNLDQTSTFTAISAMQDFINTYPESPFREECTRYILELRSKLERKAYERARLYHKISDFNAMSMKSAVISIENFRKDFPDSKYNEELAFLKVESQYNLAANSFSIKQKERYQDVLKFYQELIDKYPTGKYNRDAEKMFDDSQKQIEVIAKAEVERQKLLETQPDPANKPTKVTTPAISEPKGQ; this comes from the coding sequence ATGCGAAAAAACAGTCCAGCAAGCTATTTCTTGCTTTTTATTGCGGTCCTTGTTATTACTTCCTGTAGTAAGTTCTCGAAGTTACAAAAGACTGGTACGGATCAGGAAAAGTATGATGCCGCGATGTCTTATTACAAAAAAGGGGATTTTTACCGTTCCGGTTTACTCTTTGAGGAGCTTATTCCGTTATTGAAAGGAAGTACGGAATCTGAGCTAGCGCAGTTTTACTATGCTTACACGCAATATCAGCAAGAGCAGTATAATACGAGCCAGTTTTTATTTAAAAAGTTCTTTGATACATACGCACGCAGCGATTACGCACAGGAAGCACTATACATGCATGCTTTTTCCCTGTATAAGGACTCGTCTCCGTTCAATTTAGATCAGACCAGTACATTCACGGCTATTTCGGCCATGCAGGATTTTATCAACACTTATCCTGAAAGCCCGTTCCGCGAAGAATGTACACGTTACATATTAGAACTACGTTCGAAACTGGAAAGAAAAGCGTACGAAAGAGCCCGCTTGTATCACAAGATCAGCGACTTCAATGCAATGTCGATGAAGTCAGCTGTGATATCAATAGAGAACTTCCGCAAAGATTTCCCGGATTCCAAATACAACGAGGAGCTTGCATTCCTCAAAGTTGAATCGCAATACAATCTCGCTGCGAACAGTTTCAGCATTAAGCAAAAAGAAAGATATCAGGATGTTTTGAAGTTCTACCAGGAATTGATCGACAAATATCCGACTGGCAAGTATAACAGGGATGCGGAGAAAATGTTTGACGATAGTCAAAAGCAAATTGAAGTAATTGCAAAAGCAGAAGTGGAGCGGCAGAAACTACTTGAAACACAGCCAGATCCAGCTAATAAACCGACGAAAGTAACAACGCCGGCCATTTCGGAACCAAAAGGACAGTAG
- the porD gene encoding type IX secretion system protein PorD: MKKIGVWLILLVACTISGQAFAQEFQFSVNLNYEQLVAQQKTDPQSMAQLQTYMNDFLNNTRWTNDEFGKEEKIKCKLNVNLTRSLNQGNYEGNAQLVVSRPVYNSNYETVLFTYVDKNFTFTYLPNTPLYFNENNYTEELPYILAFYANIALIFDYDSFSKLGGAPYVQKAFNLVNQARNSSPNKRGWDSNGDSRNRYWLVENLMSQQFTPFREGMYKYYRLGLDVATQNPAETRAKVMEVLNTAKEVNQLRPASVVINSFFDSKSDELYRILIEAQPEDRAKAYTLLVGLDPTKTQLYQRLSL, encoded by the coding sequence ATGAAAAAAATAGGAGTTTGGTTGATTTTACTGGTTGCTTGCACAATTTCCGGACAGGCTTTTGCCCAGGAATTTCAATTTTCAGTAAATCTCAATTATGAACAGCTTGTTGCACAGCAAAAGACTGACCCGCAGTCCATGGCGCAGCTTCAAACTTATATGAATGATTTTTTGAACAACACGCGCTGGACTAATGACGAATTTGGCAAGGAAGAAAAAATCAAATGTAAATTGAATGTTAACCTGACCCGCTCACTGAATCAGGGAAACTATGAGGGAAATGCGCAGCTGGTTGTTTCAAGGCCTGTTTATAATTCCAATTACGAGACGGTGCTGTTTACTTATGTTGACAAAAACTTTACATTCACTTATTTGCCCAACACACCCCTTTATTTCAACGAGAACAACTACACCGAAGAGCTTCCATACATTCTGGCATTCTACGCCAACATTGCGCTGATTTTTGATTACGATTCTTTCAGCAAATTAGGAGGGGCACCATATGTTCAGAAGGCATTTAATCTTGTAAATCAGGCACGGAACTCTTCGCCTAACAAGCGCGGCTGGGACTCCAACGGTGATTCCCGGAATCGCTATTGGCTGGTAGAAAACTTGATGAGCCAGCAGTTTACGCCATTCCGTGAAGGCATGTACAAATATTACCGGCTTGGACTCGATGTAGCGACTCAAAATCCGGCTGAAACACGTGCGAAGGTTATGGAAGTGCTGAACACAGCAAAAGAAGTCAATCAGCTCCGTCCTGCCAGCGTGGTTATCAATTCATTTTTTGACTCAAAATCAGACGAGCTTTACAGAATTCTGATTGAAGCACAGCCTGAGGATCGCGCCAAAGCTTACACATTATTAGTGGGGCTGGATCCTACCAAAACGCAATTATATCAACGTCTCTCCCTGTAA
- a CDS encoding viral A-type inclusion protein, with protein sequence MKYLILPLLTLALLTSCGSEAKKDKVAELEAEVMTIHDEVMPQMDQIMTLKSQLSKKIQHMDSLQNEGISSNTIAEERIKAVDLNQRLNESDKLMMSWMHAYRGDSAKKLAPEGAVAYFEKEKEKILEVKQVTIKSIQEAQTFLE encoded by the coding sequence ATGAAATATTTGATACTCCCTCTATTAACCCTGGCGCTTTTGACCAGCTGTGGCAGCGAAGCAAAAAAAGACAAAGTAGCTGAACTGGAAGCCGAAGTAATGACCATTCACGACGAAGTAATGCCGCAAATGGATCAGATCATGACATTAAAGTCGCAGCTATCCAAGAAAATACAGCATATGGATAGCCTTCAAAATGAGGGGATAAGCAGTAACACCATCGCCGAAGAACGCATCAAAGCGGTTGACCTCAATCAAAGGCTCAACGAATCCGACAAGCTGATGATGAGCTGGATGCACGCATATCGTGGTGATTCTGCTAAGAAATTAGCGCCGGAAGGAGCTGTGGCTTATTTTGAAAAAGAGAAAGAAAAAATCCTGGAAGTGAAGCAGGTAACAATAAAGTCAATTCAAGAAGCGCAAACATTTTTGGAATAA
- a CDS encoding OstA-like protein: protein MSFSPYLLAQKALPQSQPAQSEDLVEIIKSDELEIINENGVDSRRVTNGVFKHKGALLYSKLAIQNINTNVIEAFGNVKIVQGDTVTVTGDTLYYYGNTRLAIVSGKKTVLKDSKRTLTTRKIEYDMANGIANYKTPGRTVDEENVLTSKEGFYNTRTKEFTYYKSVKLVNKKYVLTTDTLFYNSITKWSDFNGVTKITNKDGTVNGTKGRYNTESAESAFQKRTTVDNETYTLTADSLEVDGKTNNGRGRGNVVIVAKKDKTVLNGDEGYYWKKEGYSKIFGHAYVRNVVSDDTLYIRADTLYSYENQRDSTRKLVGNKNVFIYKTDFQGKCDSITYNTADSIIRFFRKPILWSDQHYQMEADSITAFLVNNEINRMLLKGKSFVITEDTLVKQFNQVKGRTINAYFDTGNKLKQVLVDGNGESAYYAVDDEQKNIGLNRVECGRMNLLFTDNRVQKISFVGKPDGKLIPPTKIKAPERQLEGFNWRISEKPTKNKTIWREL from the coding sequence ATGTCTTTTTCACCTTATCTGTTGGCGCAGAAAGCCTTACCGCAATCTCAGCCCGCGCAGAGTGAAGATCTTGTTGAAATTATAAAATCCGACGAACTGGAAATTATCAATGAAAATGGTGTTGATTCCAGACGTGTCACAAATGGCGTTTTTAAGCATAAAGGAGCACTTTTGTATAGCAAATTGGCCATTCAGAACATTAATACCAATGTCATTGAGGCCTTTGGAAATGTGAAAATCGTGCAGGGTGATACGGTGACGGTTACTGGTGACACGCTCTATTATTACGGCAACACCCGTCTCGCGATCGTGAGCGGAAAAAAAACGGTCCTGAAAGATAGCAAACGCACATTGACAACCCGGAAAATCGAGTACGACATGGCCAATGGCATTGCCAATTACAAAACGCCGGGCCGGACGGTCGATGAGGAGAATGTGCTGACTAGCAAAGAGGGTTTTTATAATACGCGGACCAAAGAATTCACTTATTATAAAAGCGTAAAGCTGGTCAACAAAAAATATGTGCTGACTACCGACACATTGTTTTATAACTCGATCACAAAATGGTCTGACTTTAATGGTGTTACGAAAATCACCAATAAGGACGGGACGGTAAACGGGACGAAAGGCCGTTACAATACAGAGTCTGCGGAGTCAGCATTTCAGAAGAGGACGACGGTTGATAACGAAACGTATACACTCACCGCAGACTCGCTGGAAGTAGACGGAAAAACTAACAATGGTCGTGGAAGAGGGAACGTGGTTATTGTGGCAAAAAAGGATAAAACGGTTCTGAATGGCGACGAAGGTTATTATTGGAAAAAAGAAGGTTATTCCAAGATTTTCGGTCACGCATATGTACGAAATGTAGTTTCTGATGACACGCTCTATATTCGAGCTGATACTTTGTATTCTTATGAAAATCAGCGTGATAGCACCAGGAAATTAGTCGGAAATAAGAATGTTTTTATATACAAAACAGATTTCCAGGGTAAATGCGATTCGATCACGTACAACACTGCGGATTCGATCATTCGTTTTTTCCGCAAGCCGATTTTATGGAGCGATCAGCATTATCAAATGGAGGCGGATTCGATCACTGCTTTCTTGGTCAATAATGAGATTAACCGGATGCTGCTGAAAGGGAAATCTTTCGTGATTACGGAGGATACTTTGGTGAAGCAGTTTAACCAGGTCAAGGGCCGCACGATCAATGCTTATTTTGATACGGGGAATAAATTAAAACAAGTTCTCGTGGACGGAAACGGCGAAAGTGCCTACTATGCAGTGGACGACGAGCAGAAAAACATCGGGCTGAACCGGGTAGAGTGTGGAAGGATGAATCTGCTTTTTACAGATAACCGTGTACAAAAAATCTCATTTGTGGGGAAACCTGACGGGAAGCTGATTCCACCAACAAAAATCAAGGCACCGGAAAGACAATTGGAAGGATTTAATTGGAGAATATCCGAAAAACCAACTAAGAATAAGACAATCTGGAGAGAGTTGTGA
- the lptC gene encoding LPS export ABC transporter periplasmic protein LptC, whose translation MRIALIFKHILKGDRSLSPFCIIVLAVWLLAACEGKQNKVGALYTGPLEVVNDVEVKYSEQGKLKVVMKTPRRLAYQNEAQVFPDTININFYDTTGTIVTRLRSDSGHYDKAADVYIVKGNVRVVKSETEELLTTTELNWSPRTRKVFTEKPLSVINKRTSEITNAIGMDAEQDFTRIKFRKATGIYKFSGTP comes from the coding sequence ATGCGTATTGCATTGATCTTCAAGCATATATTAAAAGGAGATAGATCTTTATCTCCTTTTTGTATTATTGTGCTGGCTGTGTGGCTTTTGGCAGCTTGTGAGGGCAAACAAAATAAAGTGGGTGCGTTATATACAGGCCCGCTTGAAGTAGTGAATGATGTTGAAGTAAAATATAGCGAGCAGGGGAAGTTGAAAGTAGTGATGAAGACGCCGAGAAGGCTTGCTTATCAAAACGAAGCACAAGTTTTCCCGGATACGATCAACATTAACTTCTACGATACGACAGGCACAATCGTCACCCGCTTGCGTTCGGACTCAGGACATTATGATAAAGCCGCGGATGTTTACATTGTGAAAGGAAATGTGCGCGTGGTGAAGTCGGAAACAGAAGAGTTACTAACTACAACGGAGCTTAACTGGAGCCCGAGGACGCGCAAAGTTTTTACTGAAAAACCGCTCTCGGTTATCAATAAAAGAACTTCGGAAATCACCAATGCGATTGGTATGGATGCCGAGCAGGATTTCACCAGGATCAAATTCCGAAAGGCGACCGGGATCTACAAGTTTAGCGGCACGCCTTAA
- the tilS gene encoding tRNA lysidine(34) synthetase TilS has product MLDPFLTFINQHKLDLKKHPCLLTVSGGVDSVVMLHLFHQAGFPAGIAHCNFGLRGEESEGDEQFVRDLSSRCGFPFYSKRFDVKSFAKNTGISTQMAARELRYEWFEEIRAANNYIYIATAHHANDSLETTLLNLTRGTGILGLHGISGINNYLLRPLLLATKEQILAYAHENKLQWREDRSNDSDDYKRNLIRHKVVPVLKQLNPSLEKTFNQTSAKLRSADRLLAKMLDDWSADVVVKADDQILISKEKLSAEREPAYRLWHILQDYDFAYAQVVKVIEGLNGHSGKFFQSASHTLLIDRQNLIVKKTEASDFDVEIQIEENQQEVEFVGQFISILKKRRNANDDLIKSRSSVSINYDKLIFPLMIRRWRVGDMFQPLGMNGQRKKLSDLFIDLKMDQFAKKNALVLLNGDGEVIWVVGVRLDERYKVQEWTTFTLQVTVG; this is encoded by the coding sequence ATGTTGGATCCTTTTTTAACTTTTATTAACCAACACAAGCTGGATCTCAAAAAGCACCCTTGTTTACTGACTGTAAGCGGGGGAGTAGATTCAGTAGTAATGCTTCATCTGTTTCACCAAGCAGGTTTTCCGGCGGGCATTGCGCATTGTAATTTCGGGTTAAGGGGGGAGGAGTCAGAGGGGGATGAGCAGTTTGTGAGGGATCTTTCCAGCAGGTGTGGTTTTCCATTTTATTCCAAACGTTTTGATGTCAAATCTTTTGCAAAAAACACGGGCATTTCCACGCAAATGGCAGCCAGGGAGCTGCGGTACGAATGGTTCGAAGAGATTAGGGCAGCCAACAATTATATATACATCGCAACTGCGCACCACGCGAACGATTCCCTCGAAACAACGCTCCTGAATCTCACCCGTGGAACCGGCATATTAGGTCTGCACGGCATATCAGGCATTAACAACTATCTTCTTCGTCCCTTGCTGCTGGCTACAAAGGAGCAAATCCTGGCATACGCACACGAAAATAAACTTCAATGGAGAGAGGACCGGTCCAATGATTCGGATGACTACAAACGAAATCTGATCAGACATAAGGTTGTGCCGGTGTTGAAACAGCTTAATCCTTCGCTGGAAAAGACATTTAATCAAACATCAGCCAAGCTCCGAAGCGCCGACCGGTTGCTGGCAAAAATGCTGGATGACTGGTCAGCAGACGTTGTTGTGAAAGCGGATGATCAAATCCTGATCAGCAAAGAAAAGCTTTCTGCTGAGCGTGAGCCTGCGTATAGGCTATGGCATATCTTACAGGATTATGATTTTGCCTATGCGCAAGTCGTGAAAGTTATTGAAGGCTTGAACGGGCATTCGGGTAAATTTTTTCAATCCGCATCTCACACATTGTTGATAGACCGGCAAAATCTAATTGTCAAGAAAACGGAAGCAAGTGACTTTGATGTTGAAATTCAAATTGAGGAAAACCAACAGGAGGTGGAGTTTGTCGGGCAATTCATCTCAATCCTTAAGAAAAGGCGAAATGCAAATGATGACCTTATCAAAAGCCGAAGTTCAGTTTCGATAAATTATGACAAACTGATTTTTCCGTTAATGATCAGAAGATGGAGAGTAGGGGATATGTTTCAGCCGCTGGGTATGAATGGTCAACGAAAGAAGTTAAGCGATCTGTTTATAGATCTGAAAATGGACCAATTTGCAAAGAAAAATGCACTGGTTCTTTTAAATGGTGATGGGGAAGTTATTTGGGTAGTAGGAGTGAGATTGGACGAGCGATATAAGGTACAGGAATGGACGACGTTTACCTTGCAGGTGACAGTTGGCTAG
- the recN gene encoding DNA repair protein RecN, which translates to MLSNLLIKNYALIKQLEMSPDPGLNIITGETGAGKSIMLGAIGLLLGNRADVKSLYDSNEKCVIEGSFSLSGYDLAPNFEDENLDYSDECIIRREISVAGKSRAFINDTPVNLDALKRIGSQLLDIHSQHDSVTLGNNEFQLQVVDSFADNSQLLKSYQRDFTAYKEATRAFDNLQQEAVKLRKEFDYDQFLFQELDNAKLAHDEQEKLEVELNILENAVEIREKLQLAHTLLDNPDNSILELLKNAANALGQAARLVPVYDAMRERVQSTLIELRDVADEIDQANSSVDIDQGRAELVQERLDLIYTLLKKHNATDVEQLLKIESDLQHKLSIVLNLDDDLVKAEKAAMQAKESMLKSANLLSEKRRRVTKAIEKLILERLSELGIPNASLSIQITETLPTMNGLDSVAFLFSGNKGIVPQELKQVASGGEFSRLMMVIKYILADKRKLPTIIFDEIDTGVSGEIARKMGKMMLNMAHNHQIIAITHLHQIASSGNAHYFVYKDHSSDKTVSKIKKLTVDERVQEIAQMIGGHNPSETVLVNAREMILKEQT; encoded by the coding sequence ATGCTTTCGAATTTACTTATAAAGAATTACGCGCTAATTAAGCAATTGGAGATGTCCCCCGATCCCGGGTTGAACATCATTACGGGTGAGACGGGTGCAGGAAAGTCTATTATGCTTGGGGCTATCGGGTTGCTTCTGGGCAATCGCGCGGATGTGAAATCGCTATATGATTCCAATGAGAAATGCGTCATTGAGGGCAGTTTTAGCCTTTCGGGTTATGATCTGGCACCGAACTTTGAAGACGAAAACCTTGATTACTCTGATGAATGCATTATCCGCCGAGAAATTTCCGTGGCAGGCAAATCGCGTGCATTTATCAATGATACGCCGGTAAATCTGGATGCATTGAAACGAATCGGAAGCCAGCTCCTGGACATTCACTCGCAGCACGACTCGGTCACGCTTGGTAACAATGAGTTTCAATTGCAGGTTGTGGACTCATTTGCAGATAACTCGCAATTGCTCAAATCGTATCAGCGTGATTTCACAGCATATAAGGAAGCAACCAGAGCGTTTGATAACCTTCAACAGGAAGCGGTTAAGCTTAGAAAGGAATTTGATTATGATCAATTTTTATTTCAGGAGCTGGACAATGCTAAACTTGCCCACGATGAGCAGGAAAAGCTGGAAGTTGAATTAAACATTCTCGAAAATGCGGTGGAGATCCGGGAAAAATTGCAATTAGCCCATACGCTGCTCGATAATCCGGATAACTCCATTCTTGAATTACTCAAAAATGCGGCGAATGCATTAGGCCAGGCTGCGCGCCTTGTTCCCGTGTACGACGCGATGCGCGAGCGCGTGCAAAGTACATTGATAGAGCTGCGCGACGTTGCGGATGAAATTGACCAGGCAAACAGTTCGGTGGATATTGACCAGGGTCGCGCGGAACTCGTTCAGGAGCGCCTGGATCTGATCTATACTTTGCTCAAAAAACACAATGCGACAGATGTTGAGCAGTTACTCAAAATCGAGTCAGATTTGCAGCACAAGCTGAGCATTGTTCTGAACCTGGATGATGATTTGGTAAAGGCAGAAAAGGCTGCGATGCAGGCAAAAGAATCCATGCTGAAAAGCGCAAATTTACTGTCTGAAAAACGCCGGAGGGTGACCAAAGCGATAGAAAAGCTGATTTTAGAAAGACTTTCGGAACTGGGAATCCCAAACGCCAGTTTATCTATTCAGATCACGGAAACCTTGCCGACAATGAATGGGCTGGATTCGGTTGCGTTCCTGTTCAGCGGAAACAAAGGAATTGTTCCCCAGGAATTGAAGCAAGTTGCTTCTGGTGGTGAATTTTCGAGGTTAATGATGGTTATTAAATACATTTTGGCCGATAAACGAAAACTGCCGACAATTATCTTTGACGAGATTGACACGGGGGTTTCGGGCGAAATTGCCAGGAAAATGGGCAAAATGATGCTTAACATGGCTCATAATCACCAAATTATCGCCATAACCCATTTACACCAGATCGCCAGCAGCGGCAATGCGCATTACTTCGTTTATAAAGACCATTCTTCGGACAAAACGGTGAGTAAGATCAAAAAGCTGACCGTGGATGAGCGGGTTCAGGAAATTGCGCAGATGATCGGCGGACATAACCCGTCCGAAACTGTGCTGGTCAACGCCCGTGAAATGATCCTGAAAGAACAGACATAA
- a CDS encoding T9SS type A sorting domain-containing protein, translating into MKRNILYLMILLTLALQGLNAQSVSNGSRLNMVSKKKPASGENIKFSGLATGSSYKLLSLQNPKALNSFYRSFLFSSPNASESTGVATTEIVEKVTDRRQPAMEAQLKAEEQLYVNDKISVSNIYPNPASEYADLDYNITANIRDAKVIIYNVLGSQMAELPLTRNDRKLRVNTKDMPTGLYFYQLSLDGQKVATKKMLVRHQQ; encoded by the coding sequence ATGAAAAGAAATATACTTTATTTAATGATTTTGCTAACGTTGGCCTTACAGGGTTTAAACGCGCAATCCGTCTCGAACGGCAGCCGTTTGAACATGGTCAGCAAAAAGAAGCCTGCCTCGGGAGAAAACATCAAGTTTTCGGGTTTGGCCACAGGTTCAAGTTATAAATTGTTGTCTTTGCAAAATCCAAAAGCACTAAACAGCTTTTACCGGTCTTTTCTTTTTTCTTCTCCGAATGCTTCTGAAAGCACCGGAGTGGCAACAACGGAAATTGTGGAAAAAGTAACAGACAGAAGGCAGCCAGCGATGGAAGCGCAATTGAAAGCGGAAGAGCAGTTATATGTAAATGACAAAATTTCGGTTTCAAATATTTACCCCAACCCGGCCAGCGAATATGCGGATCTTGATTACAACATTACCGCTAACATTCGTGACGCCAAAGTGATTATCTACAATGTTCTTGGCTCTCAAATGGCTGAGCTGCCCCTAACCAGAAATGACAGAAAGCTGCGTGTGAATACGAAGGATATGCCAACAGGGCTTTATTTCTATCAATTGTCACTGGACGGTCAGAAAGTAGCCACCAAAAAAATGCTTGTACGTCATCAGCAATAG
- the coaBC gene encoding bifunctional phosphopantothenoylcysteine decarboxylase/phosphopantothenate--cysteine ligase CoaBC, which translates to MNLKGKKILVAVSGSIAAYKSALLVRLLVKADAEVQVVMTESAKEFITPLTLSVLSKKPVLSTFTAGEEGTWNNHVELGLWADAIIIAPATARTLSKCATGNCDDLLTAVYLSARCPVFFAPAMDVDMYQHPSTQHNINTLIGFGNHFIEPEHGELASGLIGDGRLAEPETIVRTLAGFFAKKSVAFGKRVLITAGPTVEAIDPVRYISNRSSGKMGYAIAEAFASAGATVLLVSGPTSLPIPEQTIKRIDVQSAEEMFEATQGHFTGSDVVIFAAAVADYTSKLVAAHKIKKQGQEMSLDLVKTRDIAGTLGKSKTENQLLIGFALETENEMEYAMDKLLRKNFDFIILNSLNDPGAGFAHDTNKITVIDKRKNVKHFDLKRKEEVAQDILHIVLDKWSEA; encoded by the coding sequence TTGAATCTCAAAGGTAAAAAGATACTCGTTGCCGTTTCAGGCAGCATTGCTGCATATAAATCTGCGCTTCTTGTCCGACTTTTGGTAAAGGCTGATGCTGAGGTTCAAGTTGTTATGACAGAGTCTGCGAAGGAATTTATAACACCGCTTACCTTGTCCGTTTTATCCAAAAAACCTGTATTAAGCACATTTACAGCCGGGGAAGAGGGAACCTGGAACAATCATGTGGAGCTGGGACTTTGGGCAGACGCTATCATTATTGCTCCTGCAACTGCACGCACCCTGTCCAAATGCGCAACAGGAAATTGTGATGACTTGCTCACAGCCGTCTATTTATCGGCGCGTTGCCCTGTTTTCTTTGCGCCGGCAATGGATGTGGACATGTATCAACATCCGTCCACACAGCATAACATCAACACATTAATTGGTTTTGGTAACCACTTCATCGAACCGGAACATGGCGAATTGGCCAGCGGGCTCATTGGCGATGGACGTCTTGCAGAGCCGGAAACAATCGTGCGTACATTGGCAGGTTTTTTTGCTAAAAAGTCCGTTGCTTTTGGGAAAAGGGTGCTTATAACTGCCGGGCCGACCGTTGAAGCCATTGACCCGGTGCGCTATATCAGCAACCGCTCTTCCGGGAAAATGGGTTATGCAATTGCCGAAGCGTTTGCGTCCGCGGGTGCAACGGTCTTGCTCGTCAGCGGCCCCACAAGCCTGCCGATTCCTGAACAGACCATAAAACGCATTGACGTGCAAAGTGCCGAAGAAATGTTTGAAGCAACTCAAGGACATTTTACCGGGAGCGACGTAGTGATATTTGCTGCTGCCGTGGCTGATTACACATCGAAGTTGGTTGCAGCACATAAGATCAAGAAACAAGGCCAGGAAATGTCGCTCGATCTGGTGAAGACACGGGACATTGCGGGAACATTAGGCAAATCCAAAACGGAAAACCAGTTGCTGATCGGTTTTGCCTTGGAAACGGAAAATGAAATGGAGTATGCAATGGACAAATTACTGCGCAAAAACTTCGACTTTATCATTTTGAATTCACTGAATGATCCTGGCGCGGGCTTTGCACACGATACAAACAAAATTACCGTTATTGACAAAAGGAAAAATGTGAAACATTTCGATTTGAAACGCAAAGAAGAAGTGGCACAGGATATCCTGCATATTGTCCTGGATAAATGGAGTGAAGCATGA